The genomic region CCATGCTGCCCGGTCCGGCAGCAGCCAGGCAGCCCCCACGCCAGTGGTCTTGCTCTCACGCCCGCTGGCCGGCCGAGTGGTGTTCGTCTCACCAGGCGCCGGACCGCCCGACAGCGGTGCGTGGGCGCGCTGTCACCCGGAGGTGAGCGATCGGTGAGCGGCCGGTGGTTGGCTGGGACCGCTACCGGCGACCTGGGGGAAGGACACCATGCTGCGGATCCACTTCACCGCCGAGGACCTCGCGAGCACGACTCTCGCCGCGGAGCCCGACCCGCTGTGGGAGGCCCTGCTCAGCCTGCACATGCTGCAGGTCGAGGACGGCCCGGTTCCGTACGGCGCCTGGCGGCAGCGGATGCGCAGGCGCCTGCCGCGCGAGACAGTGGGCCCGCTGGCCGCGCTGGCACCCCCGATCGGCTACTCCCCCGACTTCCTCACCCCGTCCGACCCCAGCGGCGGCTTCGACGCGACACTCGACCGGGTGCTGGCCACTTCCCGGCAGCGGGTCCGCCGAGACCTGTCGAGGCTTGCGCCCCGCCGTACTGCGGCGAGCTGGGTCCGTCAGCTCGCCGAAGCCCAGCCGGAGTCGCTGCACCGGCTCGGCCATGCGCTCCGCGTCTACCACCGCTCCGCGCTCGCGCCGTACTGGGCGTCGCTGCGAGGCGCGGTGCAGTCGGACCACCGGCAGCGGCTGGAACAGCTGTCGTCGGGCGGTGTCGGCGCGGTCCTGGCCGGCATCCACCCGGAGGCTCGCTGGCGCGACCAGGTGCTGGAAATCGCCGGCTTCCAGGACGAGGAGGTCCGGCTGGACGGTCGCGGGATCCGGCTGCAGCCGTCGTACTTCTGCTGGAAGGCTCCGACCAAGCTGGGCGACCCGGAGCTGCCCCCGGTGCTGGTGTTCCCGATCGGGAACCCCACCGGCCTGCAGCTCGACCGGCGCGCGGGCGACTCCGAGCAGAGCCTGGCCGCTCTGCTCGGCAAGACCCGGGCGTTCGTGCTGGGCCTGACCGTGAACGGCTGCACCACCTCCGAGCTGGCCGCCGCGTGCAAGATCACGCTCGCGACGGCCAGCCACCAGACCGCCGTACTGCGGGACGCAGGGCTGATCCTGTCCCAGCGGCACGGCAAGTCGGTGCGGCACCGGGCCACCCGGCTCGGGCACGCTCTGCTCGAAGGTCGCGACCCTTGGTCAGGGGACACTGGCCTCCATGACAGCCGTCTTTCGCCTTCTGGGGCCCATCGCGGTCCTTGAAGAGGGGCGGGAGCTACGGATCGGGGCCCCGCGGCTCCGGACGCTGCTGGCGGCTCTGCTGGTGAACGCCAACCAGACGGTCACCGCGACCGAGCTGGTGCAATGGCTGTGGGGTGGTGAGCCGCCTGCCCGTCCGCAAGGTGCCCTGCACACGACGGTATTCCGGCTGCGCGCCCTTCTGGGACCGGACGCGACGCTGCGGACCGTCGCGGGCGGGTACCGGCTCGATCTGCCGCCCGGCGCGCTGGACCTCGACCGGTTCCGCGAGCTGGCCGCGGCCGGCACGGTCGAGGACCTGACCGAGGCGCTGCGGTTGTGGCGGGGCGAACCGCTGACCGGCGCTCTGGAGCACCCTGCTGTGCTGGACCAGCGCGCTGTCCTGACCGAGGAGTGGTTGCGGGTCACTGAGCAACTGGTCGACGCCCGGCTCGCACAGGGCGATCACAACGAGCTGATCGCCGAGCTGACCGCGCTCACCAAGCAGTACCCGCTGCGTGAGCGGTTCTGGGCGCAGCTCATGCTGGCCCTGCACAGGTCCGCCCGGCAGGCCGACGCCCTGGCTGCCTACCTCGAACTGGCCAAGCTGTTGCGGGAAGAGCTCGGTATCGATCCGGGCGAGGAGATCCGCCGGTTGCACCACGTCGTGCTGGCCGGCGACGGCCCTGGCGACGACCTGGACCCCGACACCGAGGTGAGGCCCGTGCAGCCGCCGCCGGACTGGCAGGTGCACCGGCAGTTGCCGATCGAGATCGGCGACTTCGTCGGGCGTCACGACGAGGCGGATGCCATCGTGGACCGGCTGACCAGCCCGTCCGGTGTTCCGGTGGTTGCCATCAGCGGACCTCCTGGGGCCGGCA from Kribbella flavida DSM 17836 harbors:
- a CDS encoding ArsR/SmtB family transcription factor is translated as MLRIHFTAEDLASTTLAAEPDPLWEALLSLHMLQVEDGPVPYGAWRQRMRRRLPRETVGPLAALAPPIGYSPDFLTPSDPSGGFDATLDRVLATSRQRVRRDLSRLAPRRTAASWVRQLAEAQPESLHRLGHALRVYHRSALAPYWASLRGAVQSDHRQRLEQLSSGGVGAVLAGIHPEARWRDQVLEIAGFQDEEVRLDGRGIRLQPSYFCWKAPTKLGDPELPPVLVFPIGNPTGLQLDRRAGDSEQSLAALLGKTRAFVLGLTVNGCTTSELAAACKITLATASHQTAVLRDAGLILSQRHGKSVRHRATRLGHALLEGRDPWSGDTGLHDSRLSPSGAHRGP